The Trichomycterus rosablanca isolate fTriRos1 chromosome 15, fTriRos1.hap1, whole genome shotgun sequence genome contains a region encoding:
- the LOC134328720 gene encoding LOW QUALITY PROTEIN: zinc finger protein 208-like (The sequence of the model RefSeq protein was modified relative to this genomic sequence to represent the inferred CDS: substituted 1 base at 1 genomic stop codon) yields GNVCSQCGKSFNTQSALKEHQRIHTGEKPYQCSQCGKSFDHQSVLKKHQRIHTGEKPYLCSQCGKSFNTQSTLKIHQRIHTGEKLYQCSQCGKSFNQQTNLKTHQRIHTREKPYQCSQCGKSFNYRSHLKSHQRIHTGEKPFQCSQCGKSFIEQSDLIKHQRIHTGEKPYQCSQCGKSFNYRSHLKSHQRIHTGEKPYQCSQCGKSFIEQSALKKHQRIHTGEKPYQCSQCGKSFNYRSHLKSHQRIHTGEKPYQCSQCEKSFNQQSALKIHQRIHTGEKPYQCSQCGKSFNQQSNLKKHQRIHAGEKPYQCSQCGKSFNTQSALKEHQRIHTGEKPYQCSQCGKSFNQQSNLKKHQRIHTREKPYQCSQCGKSFNYRSHLKSHQRIHTGEKPYQCSQCGKSFIEQSDFIKHQRIHTGEKPYQCLQCGKSFNYRSHLKSHQRIHTGEKPYQCSQCGKSFIEQSALKKHQRIHTGEKPYQCSQCGKSFIEQSALKIHQRIHTGEKPYQCSQCGKSFNQQSNLKKHQRIHAGEKPYQCSQCGKSFNTQSALKEHQRIHTGEKPYQCSQCGKSFNQQSNLKKHQRIHTREKPYQCSQCGKSFNYRSHLKSHQRIHTGEKPYQCSQCGKSFIEQSDFIKHQRIHTGEKPYQCLQCGKSFNYRSHLKSHQRIHTGEKPYQCSQCGKSFIEQSALKKHQRIHTGEKPYQCSQCGKSFIEQSALKKHQRIHTGEKPYQCSQCGKSFNYRSHLKSHQRIHTGEKPYQCSQCEKSFNQQSALKIHQRIHTGEKPYQCSQCGKSFNQQSNLKKHQRIHAGEKPYQCSQCGKSFNTQSALKEHQRIHTGEKPYQCSQCGKSFNQQSNLKKHQRIHTRXKPYQCSQCGKSFNYRSHLKSHQRIHTGEKPYQCSQCGKSFIEQSDFIKHQRIHTGEKPYQCSQCGKSFNYRSHLISHQRIHTGEKPYQCSQCGKSFIEQSDLIKHQRIHTGEKPYQCSQCGKSFNYQSHLKSHQRIHTGEKPYQCSQCGKSFIEQSDFIKHQRIHTGEKPYQCSQCGKSFNTQSALKEHQRIHTGEKPY; encoded by the coding sequence ggaaacgtctgctcacagtgtgggaagagttttaatacacagagtgctctcaaagaacaccagcgcattcacactggagagaaaccgtatcagtgctcacagtgtggtaaGAGTTTTGATCATCAGAGTGtactcaaaaaacaccagcgcattcacactggagagaaaccgtatctgtgttcacagtgtgggaagagttttaatacacagagtactctcaaaatacaccagcgcattcacactggagagaaactgtatcagtgctcacagtgtgggaagagttttaatcaacagactaatctcaaaacacaccagcgcattcatactagggagaaaccatatcagtgctcacagtgtgggaagagttttaattatcGGAGTCATCTCAaatcacaccagcgcattcacactggagagaaaccatttcagtgctcacagtgtgggaagagttttattgaacagagtgatctcataaaacaccagcgcattcacactggagagaaaccgtatcagtgctcacaatgtgggaagagttttaattatcGGAGTCATCTGAaatcacaccagcgcattcacactggagagaaaccgtatcagtgctcacagtgtgggaagagttttattgaacagagtgctctcaaaaaacaccagcgcattcacactggagagaaaccgtatcagtgctcacagtgtgggaagagttttaattatcGGAGTCATCTCAaatcacaccagcgcattcacactggagagaaaccatatcagtgctcacagtgtgaaaagagttttaatcaacaaagtgctctcaaaatccaccagcgcattcacactggagaaaaaccgtatcagtgctcacagtgcgggaagagttttaatcaacagagtaatctcaaaaaacaccagcgaaTTCACgctggagagaaaccctatcagtgctcacagtgtggaaagagttttaatacacagagtgctctcaaagaacaccagcgcattcacactggagagaaaccgtatcagtgctcacagtgtgggaagagttttaatcaacagagtaatctcaaaaaacaccagcgaaTTCACACTagggagaaaccgtatcagtgctcacagtgtgggaagagttttaattatcGGAGTCATCTCAaatcacaccagcgcattcacactggagagaaaccatatcagtgctcacagtgtgggaagagttttattgaaCAGAGTGATTTcataaaacaccagcgcattcacactggagagaaaccgtatcagtgcttacaatgtgggaagagttttaattatcGGAGTCATCTCAaatcacaccagcgcattcacactggagagaaaccgtatcagtgctcacagtgtgggaagagttttattgaacagagtgctctcaaaaaacaccagcgcattcacactggagagaaaccgtatcagtgctcacagtgtgggaagagttttattgaacagagtgctctcaaaatccaccagcgcattcacactggagaaaaaccgtatcagtgctcacagtgcgggaagagttttaatcaacagagtaatctcaaaaaacaccagcgaaTTCACgctggagagaaaccctatcagtgctcacagtgtggaaagagttttaatacacagagtgctctcaaagaacaccagcgcattcacactggagagaaaccgtatcagtgctcacagtgtgggaagagttttaatcaacagagtaatctcaaaaaacaccagcgaaTTCACACTagggagaaaccgtatcagtgctcacagtgtgggaagagttttaattatcGGAGTCATCTCAaatcacaccagcgcattcacactggagagaaaccatatcagtgctcacagtgtgggaagagttttattgaaCAGAGTGATTTcataaaacaccagcgcattcacactggagagaaaccgtatcagtgcttacaatgtgggaagagttttaattatcGGAGTCATCTCAaatcacaccagcgcattcacactggagagaaaccgtatcagtgctcacagtgtgggaagagttttattgaacagagtgctctcaaaaaacaccagcgcattcacactggagagaaaccgtatcagtgctcacagtgtgggaagagttttattgaacagagtgctctcaaaaaacaccagcgcattcacactggagagaaaccgtatcagtgctcacagtgtgggaagagttttaattatcGGAGTCATCTCAaatcacaccagcgcattcacactggagagaaaccatatcagtgctcacagtgtgaaaagagttttaatcaacaaagtgctctcaaaatccaccagcgcattcacactggagaaaaaccgtatcagtgctcacagtgtgggaagagttttaatcaacagagtaatctcaaaaaacaccagcgaaTTCACgctggagagaaaccctatcagtgctcacagtgtggaaagagttttaatacacagagtgctctcaaagaacaccagcgcattcacactggagagaaaccgtatcagtgctcacagtgtgggaagagttttaatcaacagagtaatctcaaaaaacaccagcgaaTTCACACTAGgtagaaaccgtatcagtgctcacagtgtgggaagagttttaattatcGGAGTCATCTCAaatcacaccagcgcattcacactggagagaaaccatatcagtgctcacagtgtgggaagagttttattgaaCAGAGTGATTTcataaaacaccagcgcattcacactggagagaaaccgtatcagtgctcacaatgtggaaagagttttaattatcGGAGTCATCTCAtatcacaccagcgcattcacactggagagaaaccgtatcagtgctcacagtgtgggaagagttttattgaacagagtgatctcattaaacaccagcgcattcacactggagagaaaccgtatcagtgctcacaatgtgggaagagttttaattatcagagtcatctcaaatcacaccagcgcattcacactggagagaaaccatatcagtgctcacagtgtgggaagagttttattgaaCAGAGTGATTTcataaaacaccagcgcattcacactggagagaaaccgtatcagtgctcacagtgtggaaagagttttaatacacagagtgctctcaaagaacaccagcgcattcacactggagagaaaccgtattag